In one window of Campylobacter hepaticus DNA:
- a CDS encoding methionine ABC transporter ATP-binding protein, which yields MIKITNLKKYYGKELVINDVSLEIKQGEIYAIVGHSGAGKSTLLRCINGLENYQEGSLKVFDYEIKHLRQEKPKELRMLRKDIGMIFQNFALMERKNVFENVAMPLRTHYTQCKFHAKLFNKAYMSEKEITQKVNTLLEIVGLDHKNKAYPKELSGGQKQRVAIARALSLNPKILLSDEATSALDPNTTKNILELISKINAEFGITVVLVTHEMDVVKDIAQKALLLEHGQIIGSGAIDELFLKPNEKMKKFLGENDFLPKHGLNIKLYFPKEVAQNSIITHMARTLNIDCNIVWGKIEKLNGKALGNLVINIDKKDKDKVLKYIEKSGVLWEIAS from the coding sequence TTGATAAAAATAACAAATTTAAAAAAATATTATGGCAAAGAATTGGTAATTAATGATGTTTCCTTAGAAATTAAACAAGGAGAGATTTATGCCATTGTAGGACATAGTGGAGCTGGAAAATCTACACTTTTAAGATGTATTAATGGACTTGAAAATTATCAAGAAGGAAGTTTAAAAGTTTTTGATTATGAAATTAAACACTTAAGACAAGAAAAGCCAAAAGAACTTAGAATGCTAAGAAAAGATATAGGCATGATTTTTCAAAATTTTGCCTTAATGGAACGTAAAAATGTATTTGAAAATGTTGCCATGCCTTTAAGAACACATTATACTCAATGTAAATTTCATGCTAAACTTTTCAATAAAGCATATATGAGTGAAAAAGAAATCACTCAAAAAGTTAATACTTTACTTGAAATTGTAGGGCTTGATCACAAAAATAAAGCTTATCCTAAAGAACTTAGCGGGGGGCAAAAACAACGCGTTGCTATAGCTAGAGCCTTATCTTTAAATCCAAAAATTTTACTTAGCGATGAAGCAACTTCAGCTCTTGATCCTAATACAACAAAAAATATCTTAGAACTTATTTCTAAAATCAATGCTGAATTTGGAATCACTGTTGTATTGGTAACACATGAAATGGATGTAGTTAAAGATATAGCACAAAAGGCTTTATTGTTAGAACATGGACAAATTATAGGAAGTGGTGCTATTGATGAGCTTTTTTTAAAACCCAATGAAAAAATGAAAAAATTTTTAGGTGAAAATGATTTTTTACCAAAACATGGACTTAATATTAAACTTTATTTTCCAAAAGAAGTTGCACAAAATAGCATTATTACCCACATGGCAAGAACGTTAAATATTGATTGCAATATAGTTTGGGGTAAAATCGAAAAACTAAATGGCAAAGCTTTAGGTAATTTAGTTATAAATATAGATAAAAAAGACAAAGATAAAGTTTTAAAATATATAGAAAAAAGCGGGGTATTATGGGAGATAGCATCATGA
- a CDS encoding valine--tRNA ligase — protein sequence MYDKNLEKEYYDICEKRGYFETYGNKAIQEKGKNFCIMMPPPNVTGVLHIGHALTFTLQDIIARYKRMDGYKVLYQPGLDHAGIATQNIVEKQLLAQGIKKEELGREKFIEKVWEWKEQSGKKILDQMKTLGITPAWSRLRFTMDEGLINAVKKAFVELYNKGLIVRGNYMINWCTHDGALSDIEVEYKENKSKLYYIKYFLKNSDKFLVVATTRPETFFGDSALMVHPDDERYMHLINQEVILPLSKKTIKIIADEHVEKEFGTGVVKVTPAHDMNDYEVGLKHHLEFITIFNEKGILNEHCLEFQGLERLQAREKIVSKLQDLGFIEKIEEYNNQIGYCYRCKNIVEPYISQQWFVKKEIAQDAIKKVSQEESKFYPNHWINSFNAWMKDLKDWCISRQLWWGHQIPVYYCECSYEWASQDTPKNCPKCQSQNFKQDQNVLDTWFSSGLWAMSTLGWGNNTWGKNEFWFEDDLKEFYPNSLLITGFDILFFWVARMMFQSTNALDKLPFKDIYLHALIKDEQGRKMSKSLQNVIDPNQSIEEYSADILRFTLALLCIQGRDIKLSNDKLLQIRNFTNKIYNATNYLLLNETQFENLENIKLQSELAKYIYFKFQTCVKDVRDNLDNYRFNDAATTLYKFFWDDFCDWGIELSKAEKSSVKELGSIFKEALKLLNPFMPFISEYLYHKLSGTKLQTNDSIMISKYPQFNKQDQNIEKVFSLLIESIISIRRAKSLIELGNSKIEKAYIKLHDETMQNILKPYIAFITMLAKCEQIEFIQDKLPKAICDLSENLEIFIALENVDLNGILIRLENQKNKLEKESIKLESMLLNEKFIAHAPKNIIEQNKQALNNIKNQLEKISSELQNLRG from the coding sequence ATGTACGATAAAAATTTAGAAAAAGAATATTATGATATTTGCGAAAAAAGAGGATATTTTGAAACTTATGGCAATAAAGCCATACAAGAAAAAGGTAAAAATTTTTGTATCATGATGCCCCCTCCTAATGTAACAGGAGTGTTACATATAGGGCATGCTTTAACCTTTACCTTACAAGATATTATAGCCCGTTATAAAAGAATGGATGGTTATAAAGTTCTTTATCAGCCAGGACTTGATCATGCTGGTATTGCTACACAAAATATTGTAGAAAAACAACTTCTTGCACAAGGTATTAAAAAAGAAGAATTAGGCAGGGAAAAATTTATAGAAAAAGTTTGGGAATGGAAAGAACAAAGTGGTAAAAAAATTCTAGATCAAATGAAAACATTGGGGATCACTCCTGCATGGAGTCGCTTGCGTTTTACTATGGATGAAGGTTTAATCAATGCTGTAAAAAAAGCTTTTGTTGAACTTTATAATAAAGGACTTATTGTACGCGGAAATTATATGATAAATTGGTGTACCCACGATGGAGCTTTAAGTGATATAGAAGTTGAATATAAAGAAAATAAAAGCAAACTTTACTATATAAAATATTTTTTAAAAAATAGTGATAAATTTTTAGTTGTAGCTACAACACGCCCTGAAACTTTTTTTGGTGATAGTGCCCTTATGGTACATCCTGATGATGAACGTTATATGCATCTAATCAATCAAGAAGTTATTTTACCTTTAAGCAAAAAAACAATTAAAATCATAGCTGATGAACATGTAGAAAAAGAATTTGGAACAGGAGTTGTTAAAGTTACCCCTGCACACGACATGAATGATTATGAAGTAGGACTTAAACATCATTTAGAATTTATCACCATATTTAATGAAAAAGGTATTTTAAATGAACACTGTTTAGAATTTCAAGGTTTAGAACGTTTGCAAGCAAGAGAAAAAATTGTATCAAAATTACAAGATCTAGGCTTTATAGAAAAAATAGAAGAATATAATAATCAAATAGGATATTGCTACCGTTGTAAAAATATTGTAGAACCCTATATTTCCCAACAATGGTTTGTAAAAAAAGAGATTGCACAAGATGCTATAAAAAAAGTATCTCAAGAAGAAAGCAAATTTTATCCAAATCACTGGATTAATAGTTTTAATGCATGGATGAAAGATTTAAAAGATTGGTGCATCTCAAGGCAATTATGGTGGGGGCATCAAATTCCTGTTTATTATTGTGAATGTTCTTATGAATGGGCTAGCCAAGACACACCAAAAAACTGTCCAAAATGCCAAAGTCAAAATTTTAAACAAGATCAAAATGTACTTGATACCTGGTTTTCATCAGGACTTTGGGCTATGAGTACATTAGGCTGGGGAAACAACACTTGGGGTAAAAATGAATTTTGGTTTGAAGATGATTTAAAAGAATTCTATCCTAATTCTTTATTAATTACTGGTTTTGATATTTTATTCTTCTGGGTAGCTAGAATGATGTTTCAAAGTACTAATGCCTTAGATAAACTTCCTTTTAAAGACATTTATCTACACGCTCTTATAAAAGACGAGCAAGGTAGAAAAATGAGCAAAAGCCTTCAAAATGTTATTGATCCAAATCAAAGCATTGAAGAATATAGTGCAGATATTTTACGCTTTACCTTAGCGTTGCTTTGTATACAAGGGCGCGATATTAAACTCAGTAATGATAAATTATTACAAATAAGAAATTTTACTAATAAAATTTATAATGCAACAAATTATTTACTTTTAAATGAAACTCAATTTGAAAATCTAGAAAACATCAAACTTCAATCAGAACTTGCAAAATATATTTACTTTAAATTTCAAACTTGTGTTAAAGATGTAAGAGATAATTTAGACAACTATCGCTTCAATGACGCAGCAACTACCTTATATAAATTTTTCTGGGATGATTTTTGCGATTGGGGTATAGAGCTTAGTAAAGCAGAAAAATCAAGCGTCAAAGAACTTGGAAGTATTTTTAAAGAAGCATTAAAACTTCTTAATCCTTTTATGCCATTTATTAGCGAATATTTATATCACAAATTAAGTGGGACAAAACTGCAAACAAATGATTCTATAATGATAAGCAAATATCCCCAATTTAATAAGCAAGATCAAAATATAGAAAAAGTTTTTTCTTTACTAATAGAAAGCATTATTAGCATTCGTCGTGCTAAAAGTTTAATAGAGCTTGGAAATTCTAAGATAGAAAAAGCTTATATTAAATTACATGATGAAACAATGCAAAACATCCTTAAGCCTTATATAGCTTTTATAACCATGTTAGCCAAATGTGAACAAATAGAATTTATTCAAGATAAATTACCAAAAGCAATATGCGATCTTAGTGAAAATTTAGAAATTTTTATAGCGCTAGAGAATGTTGATTTAAATGGTATTTTAATAAGACTTGAAAATCAAAAAAATAAACTTGAAAAAGAAAGTATCAAGCTTGAATCTATGCTTTTAAATGAAAAATTCATTGCCCATGCCCCTAAAAATATAATAGAACAAAATAAACAAGCCCTAAATAACATAAAAAATCAACTTGAAAAAATATCATCTGAACTTCAAAATTTAAGAGGTTGA